A region of the Terriglobales bacterium genome:
AGAATGCCCTCGACGCAGGCGCGGTTGGCAGCCCACGGCCGCCCACGACCGTCCCGTCGTCGCTTCGGTTGCGGAAAAAAATGCTCGATCAGTTCCCACTGCCGGTCGCTGAGCCGCATGGCGCGAGCTTCGCCAATCGCGGCCCTGCCGCGTAAGTGCTTGATTTGAGTACGAATCTATTTATGAAACCAGCTCTAGGGACCCACAGGCAGTCATCATCCAGATTGGTGCTGGTGATGAAGCGTTCGCGGCTTCTTCGAATCGGATCGACGCCGTCAGTGAAGCTTGCTGAATGCAGTGATCGGCATAAGGCAGTCACTATACGCTGCTCGCCGTTCGGGCGAGCCAACCGAGCGAGCCGAGCGCGCGCGCTTGACAAACTATCACATTAGATATATTCCAAATAGCGTGGATGGCGAAGCGATCAAGCGCCGGTTGGAGGGCAGCGGGTTGCGGTGCACTCCGCAGCGGTACGCCCTGCTGGCATTCCTGAGCGAATGCAACCGACATCCCACCGCGGCAGAGATTTTCGAAATGGTGAATCGGGCGGATCCACGCTCTTCAAGGGCCACGATTTACAACAATCTGCGGGACCTGGTGCAGGCAGGTTTGGTGCGTGAGGTGGCCGTCGAGGGCCGGGCCGCGCGATTCGACGCCAAGCGGATGCGGCATCACCACTTTATCTGCGACCGTTGCGGCAATGTTGAGGACATCGAGTGGTACGACGTTCCCAGGCCGGCCTCGGGCTCGCTGGGTAAGCGGCGCATCCGCGAATGTGAACTTATTTTCCGGGGGCTCTGCACGAAGTGCGCTCCTCGGCGAGCGAAGCGCGTCCGGGGATTGCACGGACGCGCAGGCCAGGGTTAGGTCGTCGCAATTCACTTAACCAATTCGTTGGCGCAGTTCTGCCGACTCATTTGAAGGAAGACATTATGGAGAAGAACCTCAGCGCGACAGCGCCGGCAGGCGCGCCTGCTCAGGAACAAGCCAAGTCAGCCGAATCCAAGTGCCCGGTATCGCACGGGTCTCGCCGGCACCAGACGAATGCCGACTGGTGGCCGAATCAGCTGAACCTGAAGGTCCTGCACCAGAATTCCCCTTTGTCCGATCCGATGGGCCAAGAGTTCGATTACGCGCGGGAATTCAAGAGCCTCGATCTGCAAGCGGTGATCAAGGACCTGCATGCGTTGATGACGGACTCACAGGCGTGGTGGCCGGCCGATTACGGCCACTATGGGCCGCTTTTCATTCGTATGGCGTGGCACAGCGCCGGCACGTACCGCATCGGCGATGGCCGCGGCGGGGCCGGTTCGGGCACGCAACGCTTTGCGCCTCTCAACAGCTGGCCGGACAATGCCAACCTGGACAAGGCGCGCCGGCTGCTCTGGCCGATCAAGCAGAAGTATGGCCGGAAAATCTCCTGGGCCGACCTCATGATTCTGGCCGGAAACGTCGCTTTGGAGTCGATGGGATTCAAGACCTTCGGTTTCGGCGGCGGGCGCGAGGACGTGTGGGAGCCGCAGGAAGACATTTTGTGGGGGCCGGAGGGCAAGTGGCTGGCGGACGAGCGTTACAGCGGCGATCGCGAGCTGGCGGACCCTCTGGGCGCAACGCAGATGGGGCTGATTTACGTGAACCCGGAAGGGCCCAACGGAAAGCCGGATCCGGTGGCTGCGGCACGGG
Encoded here:
- a CDS encoding transcriptional repressor, which codes for MDGEAIKRRLEGSGLRCTPQRYALLAFLSECNRHPTAAEIFEMVNRADPRSSRATIYNNLRDLVQAGLVREVAVEGRAARFDAKRMRHHHFICDRCGNVEDIEWYDVPRPASGSLGKRRIRECELIFRGLCTKCAPRRAKRVRGLHGRAGQG